The Hymenobacter sp. GOD-10R genome includes a window with the following:
- a CDS encoding DegT/DnrJ/EryC1/StrS family aminotransferase has product MTSVPFLSFGPQNQQIRAQVLEAMTQVFDSEWYVLGEAVKRFESEYAAFNQTTACVGVANGLDALHLALRALNIKAGDEVLVPSNTYIATWLAVSMVGATPVPVEPSLATYNLDPTRLEAAITPRTRAIMPVHLYGQACQMSEIMAIARKYNLQVVEDNAQAQGASFGGQLTGSFGVLNATSFYPGKNLGALGDAGALTTNDESLAQQVRTLRNYGSQQKYYNEVLGYNSRLDELQAAVLSAKLPFLPEWTQQRQALAAQYQAELAGISGLHLPTVAPGATHVYHLYVVRTPQRDALQSYLAGQGIGTLIHYPVPPHLQTAYKDLGYKPNAFPLAEEIAATCLSLPLWPGMSPEQAKAVTEMIRGFYNN; this is encoded by the coding sequence ATGACGTCTGTTCCCTTCCTTTCCTTCGGACCGCAAAACCAGCAGATACGTGCGCAGGTATTAGAAGCCATGACGCAAGTATTTGATTCGGAGTGGTATGTACTAGGTGAAGCAGTGAAGCGCTTTGAATCGGAGTACGCCGCCTTCAATCAAACTACTGCCTGTGTGGGCGTCGCCAACGGCTTAGACGCTTTACATCTAGCATTGCGCGCGCTCAACATCAAGGCTGGCGACGAAGTGCTAGTGCCTTCCAATACCTACATTGCGACCTGGCTGGCCGTGTCGATGGTAGGCGCTACACCGGTGCCCGTTGAGCCCAGCCTAGCTACTTATAATTTAGATCCGACCCGACTAGAGGCCGCCATTACGCCGCGTACCCGCGCCATCATGCCCGTGCATCTGTACGGACAAGCCTGCCAGATGTCGGAAATAATGGCCATTGCTCGTAAATACAACTTGCAGGTGGTGGAAGACAATGCCCAGGCGCAAGGCGCGTCCTTCGGCGGACAGCTGACGGGCAGCTTTGGCGTACTCAACGCCACCAGTTTCTACCCCGGTAAAAACCTAGGTGCCTTGGGTGATGCTGGCGCCCTTACTACAAACGATGAAAGCCTGGCTCAGCAAGTCCGCACGCTACGCAACTACGGCTCGCAGCAGAAATACTACAACGAGGTGCTCGGCTATAATTCGCGCCTGGATGAGCTGCAAGCGGCTGTGCTGAGCGCAAAGCTGCCGTTCTTACCCGAGTGGACGCAGCAGCGACAAGCGCTTGCTGCTCAGTATCAAGCGGAACTGGCCGGGATTTCAGGGCTGCATTTGCCCACCGTGGCGCCAGGTGCAACGCACGTGTATCATCTTTACGTAGTGCGCACTCCGCAACGGGATGCGCTGCAAAGTTACCTAGCCGGGCAAGGTATCGGTACACTCATTCACTATCCCGTGCCGCCGCATCTGCAAACTGCCTATAAGGACCTAGGGTACAAACCCAACGCCTTCCCGCTGGCCGAAGAAATTGCCGCTACGTGTCTGAGCCTGCCGCTGTGGCCCGGCATGAGCCCGGAGCAAGCAAAGGCAGTTACGGAAATGATTAGAGGCTTTTACAATAATTGA
- a CDS encoding sugar 3,4-ketoisomerase — MNSPSLWEKPYLIEFPKIGSSHEGYISVGEGGGQIPFDIKRSFWTYFTPESIVRGRHAHYQTEQVLIAVSGRIVVFTELPDGEILTFPLERANVGVYIPPNVWHTMQYSHTAVQLVLASCPYDEKDYIRDYSVFRKTWAK, encoded by the coding sequence ATGAATAGCCCTAGCTTGTGGGAAAAGCCATACTTGATAGAGTTTCCCAAAATAGGTAGCTCCCATGAAGGCTATATATCGGTTGGCGAGGGTGGCGGACAAATTCCCTTTGACATTAAACGTAGTTTCTGGACGTATTTTACACCAGAGAGTATTGTCCGAGGTCGGCATGCTCATTATCAAACTGAGCAGGTGTTAATTGCCGTTAGTGGTCGTATTGTAGTCTTTACGGAGCTACCTGACGGTGAAATCCTGACGTTTCCATTAGAGCGTGCCAATGTTGGTGTGTATATCCCACCAAATGTGTGGCACACCATGCAGTATTCACATACAGCCGTGCAGTTGGTCCTAGCATCGTGTCCCTACGACGAGAAGGACTACATTCGAGATTATAGTGTGTTTCGGAAAACATGGGCGAAGTAG
- a CDS encoding UDP-glucuronic acid decarboxylase family protein, whose protein sequence is MSDKKRILITGGAGFLGSHLCDRFLAEGYHVIAMDNLITGSLANIEHLFGREEFEFYHHDVSKFVFVPGKLDYILHFASPASPIDYLKIPIQTLKVGSLGTHNLLGLARVKNARILIASTSEVYGDPEVHPQVEEYFGNVNPVGPRGCYDEAKRFQEAITMAYHTHHGLETRIIRIFNTYGPRMRLDDGRVLPAFLSQALRGENLTVFGDGSQTRSFCYVDDLVEGIYRLLLSDYPMPVNIGNPSEITIKEFGEEIAKLAGVEFKPVYQPLPQNDPMKRKPDITKAKEILGWEPKVDRAEGLRRTLEFFKEHVPVA, encoded by the coding sequence ATGTCAGACAAAAAACGTATACTGATTACTGGCGGCGCCGGCTTTTTGGGGTCTCACCTCTGCGACCGTTTCCTCGCGGAAGGTTACCATGTCATTGCTATGGACAACCTTATTACGGGTAGCCTAGCTAACATCGAGCACCTATTCGGCCGCGAAGAATTTGAGTTTTATCATCACGATGTATCGAAATTCGTGTTTGTTCCCGGTAAGCTCGATTATATCCTACACTTCGCCTCGCCCGCGTCGCCTATCGATTACCTGAAGATTCCGATTCAGACGCTGAAGGTGGGTTCGCTAGGTACGCACAACCTCCTAGGCCTCGCCCGGGTGAAGAATGCTCGTATTCTCATTGCCAGCACTTCCGAAGTGTACGGTGACCCAGAGGTACATCCCCAAGTAGAAGAGTACTTTGGTAATGTAAACCCCGTGGGCCCGCGCGGATGCTACGACGAAGCCAAGCGCTTCCAGGAAGCCATTACGATGGCCTACCATACACACCACGGCTTAGAAACGCGCATCATCCGTATTTTTAATACCTACGGTCCACGCATGCGCCTAGACGACGGCCGGGTACTGCCAGCGTTCTTGTCTCAAGCATTACGCGGCGAAAACCTAACGGTGTTCGGCGACGGTTCACAAACCCGTTCGTTCTGCTACGTGGATGATTTGGTCGAGGGGATCTACCGTTTGCTACTCTCCGACTATCCTATGCCCGTGAACATTGGTAACCCATCCGAAATCACGATCAAGGAATTTGGGGAAGAAATAGCTAAGCTAGCTGGCGTAGAGTTCAAGCCTGTTTACCAGCCGTTGCCGCAGAATGATCCCATGAAGCGTAAGCCAGACATCACCAAAGCCAAAGAAATTTTGGGTTGGGAACCGAAGGTAGATCGAGCCGAGGGCTTGCGCCGTACGTTGGAGTTCTTCAAAGAACACGTGCCTGTAGCGTAA
- a CDS encoding UDP-glucose/GDP-mannose dehydrogenase family protein: MKIAVVGTGYVGLVTGTCFAEVGIDVTCIDIDQKKIDNLKEGILPIYEPGLEEIVTRNVDAGRLHFSTNLGEAIQDCDVAFIAVGTPPGEDGSADLKYVLAVARSIGENLTDYCVVVTKSTVPVGTAAKVRREIEAALERRDADIEFDVASNPEFLKEGAAIDDFLKPDRIVVGVSSERAEDVMSKLYKPFLLNGHPIIFMDIPSAEMTKYAANSMLATKISFMNDIANLCEIMGADVNMVRKGIGSDARIGHRFIYPGIGYGGSCFPKDVKALIRTASENGYEMQVLKAVESVNEAQKSVLFDKVSKHFGGELQGKKMAIWGLSFKPKTDDMREAPSLVIIEKLLNAGCSVSAYDPVAIQEAKHSLGDTITYAKDPFEALIDADALLVVTEWPEFRSPNFGVVSKLMKEKAIFDGRNIYDAKELAELGYTYHCIGIKTAHKEPASV; encoded by the coding sequence ATGAAAATCGCAGTAGTTGGCACGGGCTACGTAGGCTTGGTAACGGGCACGTGTTTCGCCGAAGTGGGCATTGATGTTACTTGTATTGACATCGACCAGAAGAAGATCGATAACCTGAAAGAAGGCATTCTGCCTATCTACGAACCAGGACTAGAGGAAATCGTAACGCGTAACGTAGATGCAGGTCGTCTGCACTTTTCCACCAACCTAGGAGAAGCAATTCAGGATTGTGACGTCGCTTTCATCGCCGTAGGTACGCCTCCCGGCGAAGATGGCTCCGCAGACCTGAAATATGTGCTGGCCGTCGCACGCAGCATTGGCGAAAACCTAACCGATTACTGCGTAGTTGTAACTAAAAGCACCGTGCCAGTAGGTACAGCTGCGAAAGTGCGGAGAGAAATTGAAGCCGCTTTGGAGCGCCGCGACGCAGATATTGAATTTGACGTAGCCTCTAACCCCGAATTCCTGAAAGAAGGTGCTGCTATCGACGACTTCCTCAAGCCTGACCGCATCGTAGTAGGTGTGTCTTCTGAGCGGGCCGAAGACGTGATGAGCAAGCTGTACAAGCCTTTCTTGCTCAATGGTCACCCAATCATCTTCATGGATATCCCATCGGCGGAGATGACGAAATACGCGGCTAACTCGATGCTGGCCACTAAGATATCGTTCATGAACGATATTGCTAACCTGTGCGAAATTATGGGTGCGGACGTGAACATGGTGCGCAAAGGCATCGGTTCTGATGCTCGCATCGGGCATCGCTTCATTTACCCCGGCATTGGCTATGGTGGTTCTTGCTTCCCCAAAGACGTAAAAGCCCTGATCAGAACGGCCTCCGAAAATGGCTACGAGATGCAAGTGCTCAAAGCGGTGGAAAGTGTGAATGAGGCGCAGAAGTCAGTGCTGTTTGATAAGGTAAGCAAGCACTTTGGTGGCGAGCTGCAGGGTAAAAAGATGGCTATCTGGGGTCTGTCTTTCAAGCCTAAGACCGACGATATGCGGGAAGCCCCCTCGCTGGTAATCATTGAAAAGCTGCTCAACGCTGGCTGCTCTGTATCCGCCTACGACCCAGTAGCTATCCAAGAGGCCAAACACTCCCTCGGCGATACTATCACGTACGCAAAAGACCCATTCGAAGCGCTCATCGATGCAGATGCACTGCTCGTTGTAACAGAGTGGCCCGAGTTCCGCTCTCCCAACTTTGGTGTAGTAAGTAAGCTGATGAAAGAGAAAGCTATCTTCGATGGCCGTAACATTTATGACGCGAAAGAGCTAGCAGAGCTAGGTTATACCTACCACTGCATTGGTATCAAGACGGCCCACAAGGAGCCGGCTTCTGTATAA
- the asnB gene encoding asparagine synthase (glutamine-hydrolyzing) produces MCGITGTFAFTDAGRASLASLQASTDAIVSRGPDSQGHFVYDRCGLGFRRLAILDLTADGNQPMTDEAGRYTIVFNGEIFNFRELRQKLIKKGYHFHSQTDTEVILQLYISEGRDFLKKLNGFFGLAIYDKEEDSLFIARDRMGEKPLLVYRDEDKLLFASEMKSLLALGIPRKLDYVSLSHYLQLNYIPGPATIFKGVKKLLPGHYLYIKGKKIVRKRWYKIPYDPKKVQKNKLSYEQQQTKLVELLDEATSRRLVADVPLGAFLSGGIDSSVIVALASRHTQHLNTFSIGYRDEPFFDETKYAKLVAEKYKTNHTVFSLTNQDLYDHIFDVLNYIDEPFADSSALAVYILSKRTREQVTVALSGDGADEMFAGYNKHMGELQVRQGGFKAEAVTGLNLLWDVLPKSRNSFFGNRIRQFQRFSRGMLSGPKDRYWDWASFVNEKDARNLLSADARKKVGKKLAEKRRRDILENLHADGDLNEVLLTDMKLVLPYDMLTKVDLMSMANSLEVRPPFLDPNVVNFAFSLPVESKIDVKMKKRIVQDAFRSMLPEELYKRPKQGFEVPLLKWFRNELRPLITDDLLSDAFVEAQGVFDVDAIRKLKEQLFSRNPGDVHARIWALIVFQHWWKKWML; encoded by the coding sequence ATGTGTGGAATTACCGGAACATTTGCTTTTACGGACGCCGGGCGCGCTTCCCTAGCCTCATTGCAGGCTTCAACTGATGCTATTGTTAGCCGTGGCCCCGATTCACAGGGCCATTTTGTGTATGACCGTTGCGGCCTAGGTTTTCGGCGCTTAGCCATCCTCGACCTTACTGCTGATGGTAATCAGCCTATGACTGACGAAGCGGGTCGGTATACGATTGTCTTCAACGGCGAAATATTCAACTTCCGTGAGCTACGGCAGAAGCTCATTAAAAAGGGCTACCATTTTCATTCCCAGACGGATACAGAAGTAATTCTGCAACTGTATATTTCGGAAGGGCGTGATTTCCTGAAGAAGCTAAATGGATTCTTCGGCCTAGCTATTTACGATAAGGAGGAGGATTCGCTTTTCATTGCCCGCGACCGGATGGGGGAGAAGCCCCTGCTCGTGTACCGCGACGAAGATAAGCTGCTGTTCGCTTCAGAAATGAAGTCATTGCTAGCACTTGGCATTCCGCGCAAGCTAGACTATGTGTCGCTCAGTCATTATTTGCAGCTCAACTATATTCCTGGCCCAGCTACCATCTTTAAAGGGGTGAAGAAGCTATTGCCAGGTCATTATCTGTATATCAAAGGGAAGAAGATCGTTCGGAAACGGTGGTATAAGATACCCTACGATCCGAAGAAGGTGCAAAAGAACAAGCTCAGCTACGAACAGCAACAAACGAAACTGGTAGAGCTACTAGATGAAGCTACTTCACGGCGACTGGTAGCCGATGTGCCGCTGGGAGCTTTCTTAAGTGGAGGCATTGATTCTTCAGTCATTGTAGCCCTAGCATCCCGCCATACGCAGCATCTGAATACATTTAGCATTGGCTACCGCGACGAGCCTTTCTTTGACGAGACGAAGTATGCTAAGCTGGTCGCAGAGAAGTATAAAACCAATCACACAGTCTTCTCACTCACAAATCAGGACCTGTACGATCACATCTTCGACGTCCTCAACTACATAGATGAGCCCTTCGCTGATTCATCAGCCTTAGCGGTGTATATTCTGAGCAAGCGCACGCGCGAGCAGGTAACAGTTGCGCTTTCCGGCGATGGTGCCGACGAGATGTTTGCGGGTTACAACAAGCACATGGGTGAGCTGCAAGTGCGGCAAGGTGGATTTAAGGCCGAAGCCGTGACAGGACTAAACCTGCTCTGGGACGTGCTGCCGAAGTCACGCAATTCCTTCTTCGGCAACCGCATTCGACAGTTTCAGCGCTTTTCGCGCGGCATGCTCAGCGGGCCCAAAGACCGCTATTGGGATTGGGCTTCGTTTGTAAACGAAAAAGATGCGCGCAACTTACTAAGCGCTGATGCTCGGAAGAAAGTAGGCAAAAAGCTAGCTGAGAAAAGGCGCCGGGACATCCTGGAAAACCTGCATGCCGATGGAGACCTGAACGAGGTGCTCCTGACCGATATGAAGCTAGTGCTACCATATGATATGCTCACGAAGGTAGACTTAATGAGCATGGCAAATTCGTTAGAAGTACGCCCGCCTTTCCTAGATCCAAACGTCGTCAACTTTGCTTTCTCACTGCCCGTCGAAAGTAAAATAGATGTAAAGATGAAGAAGCGGATTGTGCAGGATGCGTTTCGCTCGATGCTTCCTGAAGAGTTGTACAAACGACCAAAACAAGGCTTCGAAGTACCGCTATTAAAGTGGTTCCGCAACGAGCTGCGCCCCTTGATTACGGACGACTTGCTCTCCGATGCTTTTGTGGAAGCACAAGGTGTATTCGACGTAGATGCTATCCGCAAGCTCAAGGAGCAGCTGTTCTCCCGCAACCCCGGCGACGTGCACGCGCGCATCTGGGCGCTGATTGTTTTTCAGCACTGGTGGAAGAAATGGATGCTGTAA
- a CDS encoding acyl-CoA-binding protein, which translates to MNLQQQFEAAVSRVDSLPPAEAAPHMVDLYGLYKQATDGDHDAKTDEVGDDTPDNPNGPAGMSQAQWDSWSKFKGTSQEDAQRQYIAKVEEIAGPLGEQTTVLTGNGQPATGSQVNVDNTTTAQQPESSPGISQGGLQGDITAGAPYGGEDKLKGEQ; encoded by the coding sequence ATGAATTTACAGCAGCAATTTGAAGCCGCTGTGTCGCGCGTAGACAGTCTACCTCCTGCTGAAGCTGCTCCCCATATGGTAGATCTCTATGGGCTTTACAAACAAGCTACTGATGGTGACCACGACGCAAAAACGGATGAAGTAGGCGACGATACGCCTGATAATCCAAACGGCCCTGCAGGCATGTCTCAGGCGCAGTGGGATTCGTGGAGCAAGTTCAAGGGTACAAGCCAGGAAGATGCGCAACGTCAGTATATCGCGAAAGTAGAAGAAATAGCTGGCCCCCTGGGTGAGCAAACGACGGTGCTTACTGGCAACGGTCAGCCCGCTACAGGCTCACAAGTAAACGTTGATAATACGACTACAGCCCAACAGCCTGAGAGTAGCCCGGGTATTTCGCAGGGTGGCTTGCAAGGTGATATTACGGCAGGTGCCCCGTATGGCGGCGAGGACAAGCTAAAAGGAGAACAGTAA
- a CDS encoding FAD-binding oxidoreductase produces the protein MNFQPLTPELVAAFEQIVGQHHVLTAQGVEADVYADYGRDHTEDLHYAPDVVLRPANAEEISQIVRLCHEHHVPVTPRGAGTGLSGGALPVHNGVVISTERLNKIIEIDERNLQATVEPGVINQVFQEAVQAKGLFYPPDPASKGSCTLGGNLAHSSGGPKAVKYGTTRDYVLNLQVVLPTGDLIWTAANTLKNSTGYNLTQLMVGSEGTLGIITKVVFRLLPYPQQNVLMLVPFRQIEQAAEAVSAVFRAGIIPSGMEFMEREAIAWSSDYLQIPLTLPEDIHAHLLIELDGQDLDELYKEAEQVYDVLGHYDVGEVLLADNATQKDELWRIRRNIGNSVRYNSVYKEEDTVVPRAELPVLLKGVKEIGARYGFKSVCYGHAGDGNLHVNIIRGDLNDEQWNVGLRQPISEIFELCVKLGGTISGEHGIGLVQKGYIGIALPEANLDIMRGIKRVFDPAGILNPGKIF, from the coding sequence ATGAATTTTCAACCACTAACACCTGAACTGGTTGCTGCTTTCGAACAAATTGTAGGCCAGCACCACGTTCTCACCGCCCAAGGCGTCGAAGCCGACGTGTACGCCGACTACGGCCGTGACCACACTGAAGACCTACACTACGCTCCCGATGTGGTGTTGCGTCCAGCTAACGCTGAAGAGATAAGCCAAATTGTGCGACTCTGCCACGAGCATCATGTTCCCGTAACACCGCGTGGCGCCGGAACGGGCCTAAGTGGGGGGGCGCTACCTGTGCACAATGGCGTAGTGATTAGTACAGAGCGCCTTAACAAGATCATCGAAATTGATGAGCGCAACTTGCAGGCCACGGTAGAGCCAGGCGTAATCAATCAGGTGTTTCAGGAAGCGGTGCAGGCGAAAGGACTATTCTACCCGCCCGACCCTGCCAGCAAAGGCAGTTGCACCCTAGGTGGCAATCTAGCCCACAGCAGCGGCGGCCCCAAGGCCGTGAAATATGGTACCACCCGCGACTATGTGCTGAACTTGCAGGTGGTGCTGCCCACGGGCGACCTGATCTGGACGGCCGCCAACACCCTCAAAAACTCCACCGGCTACAATCTTACCCAGCTCATGGTTGGCTCGGAAGGCACCTTGGGCATTATTACTAAAGTCGTGTTTCGGCTTCTGCCGTACCCGCAGCAGAATGTCCTTATGCTGGTGCCCTTCCGGCAGATCGAGCAAGCAGCGGAGGCTGTATCCGCCGTGTTCCGGGCCGGCATCATTCCGTCGGGTATGGAATTCATGGAACGCGAAGCCATTGCCTGGTCTTCCGATTACCTGCAAATTCCGCTTACCCTGCCCGAAGATATCCACGCCCACTTGCTGATAGAGTTGGATGGCCAGGACTTGGATGAACTTTACAAAGAAGCGGAGCAGGTGTATGACGTGCTAGGTCATTATGATGTGGGCGAAGTCCTGCTTGCCGACAATGCCACGCAGAAAGACGAGCTGTGGCGCATCCGCCGCAACATTGGTAACTCCGTGCGCTACAACTCCGTCTATAAAGAGGAAGATACTGTCGTGCCCCGCGCGGAGTTGCCCGTACTCCTGAAGGGCGTAAAAGAAATCGGGGCCCGTTATGGCTTCAAGAGCGTGTGCTACGGCCATGCTGGCGACGGTAACCTGCACGTCAACATCATTCGCGGCGACTTGAACGACGAGCAATGGAACGTAGGGCTACGTCAGCCTATTTCTGAAATCTTCGAGTTGTGCGTAAAGTTAGGCGGCACCATCTCGGGTGAACACGGCATCGGGCTGGTGCAGAAAGGCTATATCGGCATTGCCTTACCGGAAGCTAACCTGGACATCATGCGCGGCATCAAGCGGGTGTTTGATCCGGCCGGCATCTTGAATCCCGGCAAGATCTTTTAA
- a CDS encoding C40 family peptidase gives MLGAVVWLAGCGPSHKVNYRNGRYHSAREMARLKANARRRSSTPVARSKSKITSSTGNTKIVVKRPSSERRPLPANLPQALATVIETARSYEGTPYKYGGTTRLGIDCSGLLYAAFAAIDVDIPRSSNEQAIWGDPVKPQNLQIGDLVFFGASPGSSVITHVGLVTQATAEDIQFIHSSTSLGVVENTLDTDYFLSRFIKAVRPKL, from the coding sequence ATGCTTGGGGCTGTTGTTTGGTTGGCAGGCTGCGGCCCTTCCCATAAAGTAAACTATCGGAATGGCCGTTACCACTCGGCGCGCGAAATGGCGCGCTTGAAAGCCAACGCACGCCGCCGGAGTAGCACACCCGTCGCTCGCTCAAAATCGAAGATTACTTCTTCTACTGGTAACACCAAAATCGTGGTAAAACGGCCGTCTTCCGAACGGCGTCCGTTGCCGGCTAATCTGCCGCAAGCACTTGCTACGGTAATCGAGACAGCACGCTCTTACGAAGGCACTCCTTATAAGTATGGGGGAACAACTCGCCTAGGTATTGACTGTTCTGGCTTGCTTTATGCTGCTTTCGCTGCCATTGATGTTGATATTCCCCGTTCCTCCAACGAACAAGCCATTTGGGGAGACCCCGTGAAGCCGCAAAATCTTCAAATAGGTGATTTAGTATTTTTTGGAGCATCTCCTGGAAGCTCTGTTATAACGCACGTAGGATTAGTGACGCAAGCCACCGCCGAGGATATACAGTTTATTCATTCTTCTACCAGTCTAGGAGTAGTAGAAAACACTCTTGATACGGATTACTTCCTAAGCCGATTTATTAAGGCAGTAAGGCCAAAGCTATGA